A window of the Methanobrevibacter sp. genome harbors these coding sequences:
- a CDS encoding AAA family ATPase: MKVIGVTGLQGSGKSIFFDTAKEKGALVVSMGDIIREKAAERGEDTGTTARTLREEFGQYIVAELTVQKIKELLEKEGNIKTILVDGIRSPYEIELFKENFENFISVSIYASPQTRFKRISLRGREDDTTDFEEFMVRENRELGFGIGDVVSTTDYLIENECSLEEFKEKVAEFVEKEMD, translated from the coding sequence CACCGCAAAGGAAAAAGGCGCACTTGTAGTGAGTATGGGCGATATAATCAGAGAAAAGGCAGCTGAAAGGGGAGAAGACACAGGTACAACTGCCAGAACATTAAGGGAAGAGTTCGGACAGTACATTGTAGCCGAACTTACCGTTCAAAAAATAAAAGAGCTTTTAGAAAAGGAAGGAAATATAAAAACAATTTTAGTGGATGGAATAAGAAGCCCATATGAAATTGAACTCTTTAAGGAAAACTTTGAAAACTTTATTTCCGTTTCAATTTATGCAAGTCCTCAAACCAGATTCAAAAGAATCTCACTTCGAGGAAGAGAAGACGACACAACCGATTTTGAAGAATTCATGGTAAGGGAAAACAGAGAATTGGGATTCGGTATTGGAGATGTCGTATCCACAACCGATTATTTGATTGAAAATGAATGCTCTCTTGAAGAGTTTAAAGAAAAAGTTGCTGAATTTGTAGAAAAAGAGATGGATTAA